Proteins from a genomic interval of Streptomyces sp. Tu6071:
- a CDS encoding GatB/YqeY domain-containing protein — MTTLKSTLRDDLQTAIKARDELRSATLRLTLTAISKEEVSGTKARELSDEEVLQVLAKEAKKRREAADAFAQAGRTEQAEREQAEGEVLAHYLPRQLDDAELDRVVAEAVAEARAAGAEGPKAMGQVMKIVGPKVKGLAEGGRVAAAVKKALAGG; from the coding sequence ATGACCACCCTCAAGTCCACCCTGCGCGACGACCTCCAGACCGCCATCAAGGCGCGTGACGAGCTGCGGTCCGCGACGCTCCGGCTGACGCTCACCGCGATCAGCAAGGAAGAGGTCTCCGGTACGAAGGCCCGCGAGCTCTCCGACGAGGAGGTGCTCCAGGTGCTCGCCAAGGAGGCGAAGAAGCGCCGCGAGGCCGCCGACGCCTTCGCCCAGGCGGGCCGCACCGAGCAGGCCGAGCGCGAGCAGGCCGAGGGCGAGGTGCTCGCGCACTACCTGCCCCGCCAGCTCGACGACGCCGAGCTGGACCGCGTCGTCGCCGAGGCCGTCGCCGAGGCGCGCGCCGCCGGGGCCGAGGGGCCCAAGGCGATGGGGCAGGTCATGAAGATCGTGGGCCCGAAGGTCAAGGGCCTCGCCGAGGGCGGTCGCGTGGCCGCCGCGGTGAAGAAGGCGCTCGCCGGGGGCTGA
- a CDS encoding metallophosphoesterase has translation MRARFKVPLGITAGIGATAAAGLVYAAGFEVRSFRLRRVTIPCLPQGMRPLRVLQVSDIHMVCGQKKKRRWLQSLAGLRPDFVINTGDNLSDPQGVPEVLDALGPLMEFPGAYVFGSNDYYGPRLRNPGRYLLEKARGAHGLNGNAPAENVVHNPWEELRDGFDAAGWLNLTNTRDTLKLDGCRIGLTGIDDPHIKRDRYARVAGGPDPEADVSFGIVHAPYLRALDAFTADGYPLILAGHTHGGQLCVPFYGALVTNCDLDTDRVKGLSTHTTAGHTAHLHVSAGCGTNRYTPVRFACPPEASLLTLTPSA, from the coding sequence ATGCGCGCGCGATTCAAGGTACCTCTGGGCATCACGGCGGGAATCGGGGCGACGGCGGCGGCCGGCCTCGTCTACGCGGCGGGTTTCGAGGTGAGGTCGTTCCGGCTGCGCCGGGTCACGATCCCCTGCCTGCCGCAGGGGATGCGCCCGCTGCGCGTCCTCCAGGTCTCGGACATCCACATGGTGTGCGGCCAGAAGAAGAAGCGCCGCTGGCTCCAGTCGCTCGCCGGGCTGCGCCCGGACTTCGTGATCAACACGGGCGACAACCTCTCGGACCCGCAGGGGGTCCCGGAGGTCCTGGACGCGCTCGGGCCGCTCATGGAGTTCCCCGGCGCGTACGTGTTCGGCTCGAACGACTACTACGGGCCCCGGCTGCGCAACCCGGGCCGCTACCTCCTGGAGAAGGCGCGCGGCGCGCACGGCCTCAACGGCAACGCGCCCGCCGAGAACGTGGTGCACAACCCGTGGGAGGAGCTGCGGGACGGCTTCGACGCGGCGGGCTGGCTCAACCTGACCAACACGCGCGACACCCTGAAGCTCGACGGCTGCCGCATCGGGCTGACGGGCATCGACGACCCGCACATCAAGCGGGACCGCTACGCGCGGGTCGCGGGCGGCCCCGACCCGGAGGCGGACGTCTCCTTCGGCATCGTGCACGCCCCGTACCTGCGCGCCCTGGACGCCTTCACGGCGGACGGCTACCCGCTGATCCTGGCCGGTCACACCCACGGCGGCCAGCTCTGCGTCCCCTTCTACGGGGCCCTGGTCACCAACTGCGACCTGGACACGGACCGCGTGAAGGGCCTGTCCACCCACACGACGGCCGGCCACACCGCCCACCTGCACGTTTCCGCGGGCTGCGGCACCAACCGCTACACCCCCGTCCGCTTCGCCTGCCCCCCCGAGGCATCCCTCCTCACCCTGACCCCCTCGGCCTGA
- a CDS encoding DUF488 family protein produces MAGHRSAPPHGPAHALAERVRALREDRGWTRERLAKEAGIAAVTLRRLESEGAIQPGFFTVGAVAEALSVSLDDLFRVTQVPPATPGLWSAGYEGRDIDSFVASLVDSHIGVVADVRLTPISRKKGFSKTRLGEALAEAGIEYTHLRGLGNPKDNRQPFWDGRIEVGCARFRGLLRSEEAQADLDRLAEHARASRVAVLCFEKDQSRCHRQVVLETIRNRVQVPVNPLA; encoded by the coding sequence ATGGCAGGTCATCGCTCAGCTCCTCCCCACGGCCCCGCCCATGCGCTTGCCGAACGAGTGCGGGCGTTACGGGAGGACCGCGGGTGGACGCGTGAACGGCTGGCCAAAGAGGCAGGCATCGCCGCCGTGACGCTGCGCCGCTTGGAGAGCGAGGGAGCGATCCAGCCAGGTTTCTTCACCGTCGGCGCGGTGGCTGAGGCTCTTTCCGTCTCCCTCGATGATCTTTTCCGGGTGACCCAGGTCCCACCCGCTACCCCCGGTCTCTGGTCAGCCGGGTACGAAGGCCGAGACATCGACTCATTCGTCGCCTCTCTCGTCGACAGTCACATCGGTGTTGTAGCGGACGTAAGGCTCACCCCGATCAGCCGCAAGAAGGGCTTCAGCAAGACCCGCCTCGGGGAGGCCCTGGCCGAGGCCGGCATCGAGTACACGCACCTTCGTGGCCTGGGCAATCCGAAGGACAATCGACAGCCCTTCTGGGACGGCCGCATCGAAGTGGGGTGCGCGCGCTTCCGTGGCCTGCTGCGATCCGAAGAGGCACAGGCCGACCTTGACCGCCTGGCAGAGCACGCCCGAGCGTCGCGGGTCGCGGTGCTGTGCTTCGAAAAGGACCAGAGTCGCTGTCACCGGCAGGTCGTCTTGGAGACGATCCGCAACCGGGTCCAAGTGCCGGTGAATCCTTTGGCCTGA
- a CDS encoding DUF3644 domain-containing protein: MAYARWRHILMESQRHALKAVDEWNCTTGNYSDFLTHMHKAWHYLLHAEFHKAKIDYHYSDPKTGHHQLIDGEPKAWDLDRCLRERFPDNKDPVRLNGELFVALRNKVEHRYEHNLKIVTGGRAQALVVNYEQEMVAHFGPECSLADRLRFPISLQALTAEGREQLQAAAKKLPKHTRDLVAKFEAAIDPALLDDLRYDYRVRLVPIIGSKTDADLAINFVKLDELSESERRTMVEAGRLGTVIEKVKHVEVADKDKLLPGRVARLVEDQVPFEFSVHNEHAKMWRRLGVRPATGASDPHATNAKYCIYSEAFGAYVYTPAWVKKVVREIGTVEKYRSFFGREPRMKTVTPFPKQFGASEASDAQQHSKSA, from the coding sequence ATGGCATACGCGCGCTGGCGCCACATCCTCATGGAGTCGCAGCGGCACGCCCTCAAAGCGGTGGATGAGTGGAATTGCACGACTGGTAACTACAGCGATTTCCTCACGCACATGCACAAGGCGTGGCACTACCTGCTCCATGCGGAGTTTCACAAGGCGAAGATCGACTACCACTACAGCGATCCCAAGACTGGTCATCACCAGCTGATCGACGGTGAACCCAAGGCTTGGGATCTGGACCGCTGCTTGAGGGAGCGGTTCCCCGACAACAAAGATCCCGTGCGCTTGAATGGGGAACTCTTTGTGGCGCTTCGCAACAAGGTGGAGCACCGCTACGAGCACAACCTGAAGATCGTCACAGGTGGCAGGGCCCAGGCGCTCGTAGTGAACTACGAGCAGGAAATGGTCGCCCACTTCGGCCCCGAGTGCAGCCTTGCCGATCGGCTCCGATTCCCGATCTCGCTTCAGGCACTCACCGCTGAGGGGCGGGAGCAGCTCCAGGCAGCGGCCAAGAAGCTGCCGAAGCACACCCGTGACCTGGTGGCGAAGTTTGAGGCCGCCATCGATCCTGCACTGCTCGACGACCTCCGATACGACTACCGCGTACGGCTCGTGCCCATTATCGGGTCGAAGACGGACGCCGACCTAGCGATCAATTTCGTCAAGCTCGACGAACTGAGCGAGAGCGAGCGCAGGACCATGGTCGAGGCCGGTCGTCTCGGCACGGTGATCGAGAAGGTCAAGCACGTCGAAGTGGCAGACAAGGACAAACTGCTCCCTGGACGAGTGGCTCGCCTCGTAGAAGATCAGGTGCCCTTCGAATTCAGCGTCCACAACGAGCACGCCAAGATGTGGCGACGGCTCGGGGTCAGACCTGCCACTGGCGCTTCCGATCCGCACGCCACGAACGCGAAGTATTGCATCTACAGCGAGGCGTTCGGCGCGTACGTCTATACGCCCGCCTGGGTGAAGAAGGTCGTCAGGGAGATCGGCACCGTTGAGAAGTACCGGTCGTTCTTTGGTAGGGAGCCCCGCATGAAGACGGTCACCCCGTTTCCAAAGCAGTTCGGAGCGTCCGAAGCGAGCGACGCGCAGCAGCACAGCAAGTCTGCCTGA
- a CDS encoding LacI family DNA-binding transcriptional regulator, translated as MGYAEKRSGYWRGRYKIEDGKYGTVADSTGAVVKFATKREAKQAADAEEVAVRRGQWRDPGLGQETFGEYASRWYASQDLAASTMQNYKRHIEEHLLPDFEDKALASILRTDVELWEKKERAAYAASSVKTWRSTLHLIFEDAIDEGLLTSNPAARRRGRGKRAGRSRDRGPEKVVTDALGILLTAERAALLSGRDDEFVATVLKGYTGKRWGEIVGLETGFVRPAAFRVEWRLYELDTGELVRCPPKDDSYRTIDSMDWLSALVFNHIARTKPTPCPCHGRTYVFRGQGAARTGGHQGARLVDVARRAEVSTGTVSNVLNHPDRVSEDTRVRVELAIAELRFVRGGATSEHAAHWRRNGFATWLFTPAASGWYPKKAPQEARPVPILGEPWPGVPARGRGAAARADACWLPIATGLTPHGLHHTHRTMMEDLGTEKVLMDERMGHIDGSVSARYAHVTRGMRSRLMLGLTEQWEAALCTRLVMCPTSPVRVLDDLLRTRMAAPR; from the coding sequence GTGGGGTACGCAGAGAAGCGCAGTGGCTACTGGCGTGGCCGTTACAAGATCGAGGACGGCAAGTACGGCACCGTCGCCGATTCCACGGGCGCCGTGGTCAAGTTCGCCACCAAGCGCGAGGCCAAGCAGGCCGCAGACGCCGAAGAGGTGGCGGTTCGTCGTGGCCAGTGGCGCGATCCGGGCCTCGGCCAGGAAACCTTCGGCGAGTACGCGAGCCGCTGGTACGCCTCCCAGGACCTGGCTGCCTCGACCATGCAGAACTACAAGCGCCACATCGAGGAGCACCTGCTCCCTGACTTCGAGGACAAGGCGCTCGCCAGCATCCTGCGCACGGACGTCGAGCTGTGGGAGAAGAAGGAGCGCGCAGCCTACGCGGCATCGAGCGTCAAGACCTGGCGCTCCACGCTCCACCTGATCTTCGAGGACGCGATCGACGAGGGCCTGCTCACGTCCAACCCGGCCGCCCGGCGGCGCGGACGAGGCAAGCGCGCCGGTCGCTCTCGCGACCGCGGCCCGGAGAAGGTCGTCACCGACGCGCTCGGCATCCTGCTGACTGCCGAGCGGGCGGCCCTGCTCTCCGGGCGCGACGACGAGTTCGTCGCCACGGTCCTCAAGGGCTACACCGGCAAGCGGTGGGGCGAAATCGTCGGCCTGGAAACGGGGTTCGTCCGACCTGCCGCTTTTCGCGTCGAATGGCGGCTGTACGAGCTGGACACCGGCGAGCTGGTGCGCTGTCCGCCCAAGGACGATAGTTACCGCACCATCGACTCGATGGACTGGCTGTCCGCCCTGGTCTTCAACCACATCGCCCGTACGAAGCCGACGCCCTGCCCTTGTCACGGCAGGACGTACGTCTTCCGAGGCCAAGGCGCGGCGCGCACAGGAGGCCACCAGGGCGCGAGGCTCGTCGATGTCGCCCGCCGTGCCGAAGTCTCCACGGGCACGGTCTCGAACGTCCTCAACCACCCCGACCGCGTAAGCGAGGACACCCGCGTACGCGTCGAACTCGCCATCGCTGAGCTCAGGTTCGTACGCGGTGGCGCCACGTCGGAGCACGCAGCTCACTGGCGCCGAAACGGCTTCGCCACCTGGCTGTTCACCCCGGCAGCATCAGGCTGGTACCCCAAGAAGGCTCCGCAGGAGGCTCGCCCCGTGCCGATCCTGGGTGAACCGTGGCCCGGCGTCCCTGCCCGAGGCCGGGGCGCTGCTGCTCGGGCGGACGCCTGCTGGCTCCCGATCGCCACGGGCCTCACACCCCACGGCCTTCACCACACCCACCGCACGATGATGGAGGACCTCGGTACGGAGAAGGTCCTCATGGACGAACGCATGGGCCACATCGACGGTTCTGTCTCGGCGCGCTACGCGCACGTCACCCGTGGCATGCGCTCCCGCCTTATGCTCGGCCTGACCGAGCAGTGGGAGGCGGCTCTTTGCACTCGCCTGGTCATGTGCCCAACTTCCCCTGTACGCGTGCTGGACGACCTCCTGCGCACACGTATGGCAGCCCCTCGGTAG
- a CDS encoding helix-turn-helix domain-containing protein, with protein sequence MAEEEPPEGVLLSGEANVATRIRVEREARGWSTNALSDRLNEAGFEMNPSAVWRIENGKRRINLDDAIGFAEVFGIDLRNLVGPPQLAAKARAMELIDEVVDAFRATQRANMAFTEARDALDAYLTEHSDIREEADLMVQSAIAEEASKTMLKMHGPPPGGRDGHSTGEA encoded by the coding sequence GTGGCGGAGGAAGAACCGCCCGAGGGGGTCCTGCTCAGCGGCGAGGCGAACGTTGCCACTCGCATCAGGGTGGAGCGTGAGGCGCGCGGCTGGAGCACCAACGCCCTGTCGGACCGGCTCAACGAGGCCGGCTTTGAGATGAACCCGTCCGCAGTCTGGCGGATCGAAAACGGCAAGCGCCGCATCAACCTCGACGACGCCATCGGCTTCGCCGAAGTCTTCGGCATCGACCTGCGCAACCTCGTCGGGCCACCGCAGCTGGCTGCCAAGGCCCGCGCCATGGAACTCATCGACGAGGTCGTGGACGCGTTCCGCGCCACCCAGAGAGCCAACATGGCCTTCACCGAGGCGCGCGACGCGCTCGACGCCTATTTGACCGAGCACTCCGATATCCGCGAGGAAGCCGACCTCATGGTCCAGAGCGCCATCGCGGAGGAGGCCAGCAAGACCATGCTGAAGATGCATGGCCCTCCGCCCGGTGGCCGTGACGGTCACTCCACCGGCGAGGCATAG
- a CDS encoding DUF3631 domain-containing protein, producing MPSEEAVTAVALWVAATHLQRAWQHAPRLAIVAPEKRCGKSRLLDVVTETVHNRLITVNASAAAIFRSIDGEDPPTLLVDEADTMFSSTKAAEKNEEVRGLINAGHQRGRPTLRVSGPEHQVQEFPTFAMAALAGIGDLPDTIMDRAVVIRMRRRAAGEKVASFRTGRDTPALNAIRDRLRAWLQPLYELAMEMEPPMPVEDRAADTWEPLIIVADLAGGDWPALARTACRTMTDYEAGQDEEGGLRTRLLTGIRRAFAAVGDPAVLSTKHLLESLNADREAPWAEYGANGLTPRGLQLLLKPYGIGSANRRFPDGTQAKGFARNQFLDTWARYCPEPKATDAPASSADGPAPGTAA from the coding sequence ATGCCGAGCGAGGAGGCCGTGACAGCGGTGGCCTTGTGGGTCGCGGCGACGCATCTGCAGCGTGCGTGGCAGCACGCGCCGCGCCTGGCGATCGTCGCGCCGGAGAAGCGGTGCGGTAAGTCCCGCCTGCTGGACGTAGTGACCGAGACAGTGCACAACCGGCTGATCACGGTCAACGCCAGCGCGGCGGCGATCTTCCGGTCGATCGACGGGGAGGACCCGCCGACACTGCTGGTCGACGAGGCCGACACCATGTTCAGCTCCACCAAGGCCGCAGAGAAGAACGAGGAGGTCCGCGGACTCATCAACGCCGGACACCAGCGTGGCCGGCCGACTCTGCGAGTGTCCGGGCCGGAGCACCAGGTGCAGGAGTTCCCCACCTTCGCCATGGCAGCACTGGCTGGGATCGGCGACCTGCCGGACACGATCATGGACCGTGCGGTGGTCATCCGAATGCGCCGCCGAGCAGCGGGCGAGAAGGTAGCGTCCTTCCGCACTGGCCGGGACACACCCGCCCTGAACGCGATCCGCGATCGCCTCCGCGCGTGGCTCCAGCCCCTCTATGAGCTGGCCATGGAGATGGAGCCACCGATGCCGGTCGAGGACCGCGCGGCGGACACCTGGGAGCCGCTGATCATCGTCGCCGATCTCGCCGGTGGCGACTGGCCCGCGCTCGCTCGTACCGCTTGCCGCACCATGACCGACTACGAGGCCGGCCAGGACGAGGAGGGCGGCCTGCGCACCCGCCTCCTGACCGGCATCCGCCGCGCCTTCGCCGCCGTCGGCGACCCTGCCGTGCTGAGCACGAAGCACCTGCTGGAATCCCTGAACGCAGACAGGGAAGCACCGTGGGCGGAGTACGGCGCAAACGGCCTGACCCCGCGCGGCCTGCAACTGCTGCTCAAGCCGTACGGCATCGGCTCGGCCAACCGCCGCTTTCCCGACGGCACTCAGGCCAAGGGCTTCGCGCGCAACCAATTCCTCGACACCTGGGCGCGCTACTGCCCCGAGCCGAAGGCGACAGACGCGCCCGCCTCTTCAGCCGACGGACCGGCGCCCGGCACCGCAGCCTGA
- a CDS encoding DUF2637 domain-containing protein, whose amino-acid sequence MLARITALLSRTDSHQHRPAADPGSGRRAGARATLVLGLIAVVLMAFRVSWNALSDVARAIGADPTAALLYPIVVDGLMALALIATLVLTGSDREFALRVLATYTIASLLLNYVHGLIPTLRTESTRLGRLTTWEPANWALVLLATSLPVGSIYFGSDLVAKVLHHKHEAADSAQSVSRQREESAGQRAREQAAPSVTDRAESVPEEPSESISTKVDEAHMTGSTGADESALTARPPRSTTTAKSTKAAPHETTGPRLTNAESTTDRHRTDAEVLAEGRRLTADWSDDLLTAKRLRSELRIAQMRARTVRDQLRAERASRPEPVADDGFGGQRLGTYDDAKFQQQREAAAVPSATA is encoded by the coding sequence TTGCTTGCACGCATCACCGCCCTGCTCAGCCGAACTGATTCGCATCAGCATCGCCCCGCTGCCGATCCTGGAAGTGGCCGCCGGGCGGGCGCACGCGCCACCCTCGTTCTCGGCCTGATTGCCGTCGTCCTCATGGCCTTCCGGGTCTCGTGGAACGCGCTGTCCGACGTAGCCCGCGCCATCGGCGCCGATCCCACCGCCGCCCTGCTCTACCCGATCGTGGTCGACGGGCTCATGGCCCTCGCACTCATCGCCACGCTTGTGCTGACCGGCTCCGACCGGGAGTTCGCGCTACGGGTACTGGCGACCTACACGATCGCCAGCCTCCTGCTGAACTACGTCCACGGGCTCATACCGACCCTGCGCACCGAGTCGACCCGGCTGGGTCGACTCACCACCTGGGAGCCTGCGAACTGGGCCCTCGTACTGCTGGCCACATCACTCCCAGTCGGGTCGATCTACTTCGGCTCGGACCTCGTGGCAAAGGTGCTGCACCACAAGCACGAGGCGGCCGACTCGGCCCAGTCGGTCAGCCGGCAACGAGAAGAATCCGCTGGCCAGCGCGCCAGGGAGCAGGCCGCACCGTCGGTGACCGACCGAGCCGAATCGGTTCCCGAGGAGCCGTCCGAGTCGATTTCCACGAAGGTCGACGAGGCACACATGACGGGATCGACCGGAGCCGACGAGTCGGCCCTCACTGCCCGACCGCCCCGGTCGACCACCACGGCGAAGTCGACCAAAGCCGCCCCGCACGAGACGACCGGTCCGCGTCTCACCAACGCCGAGTCGACCACCGACCGCCACCGCACCGACGCCGAAGTGCTCGCTGAAGGCCGTCGCCTGACCGCCGACTGGAGCGACGACCTGTTGACCGCCAAGCGACTGCGCAGCGAACTGCGGATCGCCCAGATGCGCGCCCGCACCGTGCGCGACCAACTGAGGGCCGAGCGCGCCAGTCGCCCCGAGCCTGTCGCGGACGATGGCTTCGGGGGCCAGCGTCTCGGCACGTACGACGACGCCAAGTTCCAGCAGCAAAGGGAAGCCGCCGCAGTCCCCTCCGCCACCGCCTGA
- the mobC gene encoding plasmid mobilization relaxosome protein MobC: protein MRDPHHELAIPQQEMATGLNSAARYPAGPSKGRPHGEASAPGVAEALGHQGVPEQEQPTAVADRTAAVEMPLPRAAEEAALHRVAQRRKPDPNGRREGRVDVRYSEKEEADIRAKAASLNLSGAHYVAAATLAHVHGDLTLVGQRTQLDDYIDEINALREQVTAIGRNVNQIAKKLNSGGHPHPGDSALLAQTDRSLNAVGEAVRRIATAANQAVSHKAAR, encoded by the coding sequence ATGCGCGACCCGCACCACGAACTCGCCATCCCGCAGCAGGAGATGGCCACCGGCCTGAACAGCGCAGCAAGGTATCCCGCTGGACCGTCCAAGGGCCGGCCTCACGGGGAAGCCTCCGCCCCGGGGGTGGCGGAGGCACTCGGGCACCAGGGGGTGCCCGAGCAGGAACAGCCCACCGCCGTCGCCGACAGGACTGCTGCCGTCGAGATGCCATTGCCGCGTGCCGCAGAAGAAGCCGCCTTGCACCGCGTCGCCCAACGTCGCAAGCCCGACCCCAACGGCCGTCGCGAGGGACGAGTCGACGTCCGCTACAGCGAAAAGGAAGAGGCCGACATACGCGCCAAGGCAGCGTCGCTGAACCTCAGCGGCGCCCACTACGTTGCCGCAGCCACTCTGGCCCACGTCCACGGCGACCTCACCCTGGTCGGCCAGCGCACCCAGCTCGACGACTACATCGACGAGATCAATGCCCTGCGCGAGCAGGTCACCGCCATCGGCCGCAACGTCAACCAGATCGCCAAGAAGCTCAACTCCGGCGGCCATCCACACCCTGGGGACAGCGCCCTCCTCGCCCAGACCGACCGGAGCCTGAACGCCGTGGGTGAGGCCGTGCGCCGCATCGCCACCGCCGCGAACCAGGCCGTCAGCCATAAGGCGGCCCGATGA
- a CDS encoding relaxase/mobilization nuclease domain-containing protein: MIAKITGGKDTANLIRYLYDTEKKGHTNPHLVASWDGFAPDPGRTPDFDATKRALVADLDLHVKQAARLGRAPEKHVWHCSIRATKTDRHLSDEEWGDIARRIVAATGIAPDGDPDGCRWVAVRHAPDHIHIAASTVRADLRTARHWNDYLTADRELAAVEKEYGLFQVIRGDRTAAKRPTRAAQEKAKRAGQARTAREHLRTTVRTAVAAATSTEEFVHLLERTDGILVDIKHFPSGDVRGYTVALNGDVNAQQKLIWYSGSELSPDLSLPKIRKRLEATDPQHSPRRVNPWHQATAAAERIPHHLDGDDDAAAQAHLAAFGEALDALPMQAPQEIRPQLWQAAEAFERATRSRVQAEHQHARALRIAVRAMVREPAPKDGALLAMFLDAAILAVIAAARWHQLRHHDQQVAAAHQTLIHLQAAYEQTATAPLTALAQRRPPQQIVERHILLIRQAMPAHAEQVVEDLAFDALTAALATAEKDGHDPKQLLQQATDERALNDARSPARVLTWRIERLSTRSVPSDRARVARMRSAARRQGTSVSPAAVAASQPQPPQARRR, translated from the coding sequence ATGATCGCGAAGATCACTGGAGGCAAGGACACCGCCAACCTGATCCGCTACCTCTACGACACGGAGAAGAAGGGCCACACCAACCCGCACCTGGTCGCCTCCTGGGACGGCTTCGCCCCCGACCCTGGCCGCACCCCCGATTTCGACGCCACGAAGCGAGCTCTCGTCGCCGACCTCGACCTGCACGTCAAACAGGCCGCGCGGCTCGGCCGGGCACCCGAGAAGCACGTGTGGCACTGCTCGATCCGCGCCACCAAGACCGACCGCCACCTCAGCGACGAGGAATGGGGCGACATCGCCCGCCGGATCGTCGCCGCAACCGGCATCGCACCCGACGGCGATCCGGACGGCTGCCGCTGGGTCGCCGTCCGCCACGCCCCCGACCACATCCACATCGCCGCCAGCACAGTTCGCGCCGACCTGCGCACCGCCCGGCACTGGAACGACTACCTCACTGCCGACCGCGAACTCGCAGCCGTCGAAAAGGAGTACGGTCTCTTCCAGGTCATACGCGGGGATCGCACAGCCGCGAAACGGCCCACCCGTGCCGCGCAGGAGAAGGCCAAGCGCGCCGGCCAAGCCCGCACCGCCCGCGAACACCTGCGCACCACCGTGCGCACCGCCGTGGCCGCCGCCACCAGCACCGAGGAGTTCGTCCACCTGCTGGAGCGCACCGACGGCATCCTCGTGGACATCAAGCACTTCCCGTCCGGTGATGTACGCGGCTACACCGTCGCCCTCAACGGCGACGTCAACGCCCAGCAGAAGCTGATCTGGTACTCCGGCTCCGAACTCTCCCCCGACCTGTCCCTCCCCAAGATCCGCAAGCGTCTAGAAGCCACCGACCCCCAGCACAGCCCCCGTCGGGTGAACCCGTGGCACCAGGCAACCGCCGCCGCGGAACGCATCCCCCACCACCTCGACGGCGATGACGATGCAGCCGCTCAGGCCCACCTGGCCGCCTTCGGTGAAGCCCTCGACGCCCTGCCGATGCAAGCACCCCAGGAGATTCGTCCCCAGCTATGGCAGGCAGCCGAGGCGTTCGAGCGCGCCACCCGCTCCCGCGTCCAGGCCGAGCACCAGCACGCCCGCGCCCTGCGTATCGCCGTACGAGCCATGGTCCGCGAGCCCGCCCCCAAGGACGGCGCGCTGCTGGCGATGTTCCTCGACGCAGCGATCCTCGCCGTCATCGCCGCCGCCCGCTGGCACCAGCTCCGCCACCACGACCAACAGGTGGCCGCAGCCCACCAGACCCTGATCCACCTGCAAGCCGCCTACGAGCAGACAGCCACCGCACCCCTGACCGCCCTCGCCCAGCGCCGGCCACCCCAGCAGATCGTGGAACGGCACATCCTCCTCATCCGACAGGCCATGCCTGCCCACGCCGAGCAGGTGGTCGAGGACTTGGCCTTCGACGCCCTCACTGCCGCCCTCGCGACCGCCGAGAAGGACGGGCATGATCCGAAGCAGCTACTGCAGCAGGCCACCGACGAACGGGCGCTCAACGACGCCCGCAGCCCTGCACGGGTACTGACCTGGCGCATCGAGCGGCTCAGCACCAGGTCGGTTCCGAGCGACCGTGCACGAGTGGCACGGATGCGGAGCGCGGCACGGCGGCAAGGCACATCGGTCAGCCCGGCAGCGGTCGCGGCCTCGCAGCCACAGCCGCCCCAGGCACGTCGACGCTGA
- a CDS encoding WbqC family protein, which yields MPRLITLAKLFASDHWIVLDDVQFARRDYQHRARIATLDGLGPNRWLTIPTHRPSGGATLIRDTLIADPAAARRRALSILRQQYGISPHWPALDRALQPVWDAFDTGRVAPVATASTRALLELLGWRGQIFTSSALPARTGRSERLADLADATGARAYLCGPGGMTYLDHAPFTELGVAVVPFLSPATGLWASGRQVSALRALAFRGPDAVGARFRALAFAHDALGCAA from the coding sequence ATGCCCCGACTGATCACGCTGGCCAAGCTGTTCGCGTCGGACCACTGGATCGTCCTGGACGACGTGCAGTTCGCCCGCCGCGACTACCAGCATCGCGCTCGCATCGCCACACTCGACGGCCTTGGCCCGAACCGGTGGCTGACCATCCCCACTCACCGCCCCTCCGGGGGCGCCACCCTCATCAGAGACACCCTGATCGCCGACCCTGCCGCGGCCCGACGCAGAGCCTTATCGATCCTGCGCCAGCAGTACGGGATCAGCCCACACTGGCCCGCGCTTGACCGCGCCCTCCAGCCGGTCTGGGACGCCTTCGACACAGGAAGAGTCGCGCCGGTCGCCACTGCCTCGACCCGTGCCCTGCTCGAACTGCTCGGCTGGCGGGGACAGATCTTCACCAGCAGCGCCCTGCCTGCACGCACAGGTCGGTCCGAGCGGCTGGCCGACCTGGCCGACGCCACTGGCGCACGGGCGTATCTGTGCGGTCCCGGGGGCATGACCTACCTGGACCATGCCCCCTTCACCGAGCTGGGCGTAGCCGTCGTCCCGTTTCTCTCGCCGGCCACTGGTCTGTGGGCCTCGGGGCGACAGGTCAGTGCTCTGCGGGCGCTGGCCTTCCGTGGCCCCGACGCTGTGGGCGCCCGGTTCCGGGCTCTCGCGTTCGCCCACGATGCGCTGGGGTGCGCGGCCTGA